In Scophthalmus maximus strain ysfricsl-2021 chromosome 5, ASM2237912v1, whole genome shotgun sequence, the sequence taaaaaaatctcttctgGTTTTCTACGACattattctcgaaatgcaaaagggggggggggggatttcttcctcttttttaattttttcccccctcaacaGTACGATCCTCACTCCAcaaggtggcggtaatgcaccgACTATTGTTCGCCAAccggaagggaaaaaaacaccaagcgaagaagaggaagaagaaggcgaagcagagggagacggaggagaagaagaaagtccAGCTACACGAAGTGTGAGAAAGCGACGGCTACACGGAGAGAACAATGGGAGTTCATGTCGAAACACTAAAACCCGGCGACGGTGAGGGTTTTTATATAATTCAATGTGTCGAAACGTTAACCTTATTATTCccttaaaaaacacttttaaccCGTCCGTTTTCTCCCCGCAGGAAGGAGTTTCCCGCAGAAGGGATGTGATGTCCAGGTGCACTACGTTGGTAAGACATGGAGGTTACTCGACTCGCCCGATGTAGAAAGCGTTATGCTCACAAAGATAAGCTCTTTAAATAGaactaaaacatatttgtgtgtttatttgatcGTTAGGGATTTGAGCCCACTCGCCGTCGCCGCGGGGTTCAGAGGAGGAGACCGACGGGGGCTCGCTAACGGGAAGCTAACGTTACCGTCTCGAATTAGCTCCATGCTAGCTCGGCGTGGCTCGTGATTGGATCGCCTcgctgtgtttaaaaaaaagacatgctaACTAGCAGCTAGCACGAGCGCTCGCTGGGTCACACGATGCGGATCATGTCTGAAGACACTCTGTCAGCAGGTCGGCGGCCCGGGCCTGGTGTAGCAGCTCGTCTTCGTTTTACAGCCTGTGTTGCTAAGCTAACGCGATGCTAACGCGATGCTAACGCGATGCTAACGCGAGCGGCGGTGTGTAGCCTCGACGCGAAGGCGTCGAAGGGAAAGCgtttcacacacattctgctCTCTAATCGTCCGACTGTTCGTTTAACTGTTTGAGATCAACGTGTGCACCGACTTTTGTATGTCACTCTCGCGTCACGTTGTGTGAAGCGCCACAATCTCACCAgcgttaatatttatttatttatttatttatgctaATTGTCTGGCCATAATCTATCAAGTGCcgttaaaatgttttgttgttgttgttgctgctgctgctgctgcacaggaagACTGACAAACGGAGAGAAGTTCGACTCCTCCAGGGACCGGGGGAAGCCCTTCAACTTCAAGATTGGCCAGAACCAAGTCATTCGTGGTTGGGATGAAGGTGTCGCTCAGGTGAGGAAAGGACCTGTAAAGGGGCATTTCACTGATTTTATATACCCATTCATATCAGTTGACTTGCTACTCAGGCTgtgcaaaaatcaaaacatggGTGAAGCATCAAATTTCAAGTGCAAGACTTTTGAGCTGGAATAATATGATGCCAGTTGTGCAAATTAAAATATGGagcaatatggattttttggggccaatatcgatattaggggGTACAAGATTCCCAATATGGATACATCGgcctatatatgtgtgtatttttaaatgtcaatgattcctaagatgttgttaaCAAACCTTTAcgacagaaatgtaattgaggcttgatattttagtttaatcataaataactgtaaattggaaaaaaatgcaaccaAATAAAGAGAagttgaataaagaaaataaacactttttttaactaacatgttaacataaatgcacattgaaaggctcatatcggtcgggctctgaaCACATCGGCCGATACAGATATGTTTGTGAAAGGCTTATATCGTCCAACCCATAtgtcggtcgggctctattAAAAATATAGGTAATGCATACAGCTTTGGACTGTCCATACCAGAGGCTTTAACTAAAGAGAGAACTGACATCCACCAATGATAATAAATTATCCTTAAGTTTCAGGACAGACCAGAGGGGACAACTTAGATATTAATTTGCTCTGAGATGCAATCAGAGGTCACATTAATGTTTCTTCAGGGTGGGAAATGTAGAATCTTGTGCTCGGTTTTAAAACCACATTCTTCCCCTTTAATGTAACTTTCTCTTCGCATCCCTCCACAGATGAGCGTCGGCCAGGTGGCGAGGCTGACCTGCACGCCAGACTACGCGTACGGCGCCAGCGGATACCCGCCCGTCATCCCACCCAACGCCACTCTCGTCTTTGAAGTGGAGCTTCTCAGATGTAATTAAGCTGATGGTTGCTAttcagtttctattttttttttttcattacgcCCACGTCCCTTTCACAAATAACTGCTTAATTAAAGGTGCTGTGAGATGCATTTTATATACATGGATAAATCATTGTAGAAGTAATTTTGATATCCTGGTATAAAAGAAACAATTGACAGAACAATCATGCTCATGCTGGTGGTGTAGTTGCCTCCAAGATTAAAGGACCTTAAAGGAATGGCACATTATAGGAAAATCGTGAGTCATATAATATCATGTCTTGCCTCCATCCAAAAGGCCAAAGTGTCAGAATGACGTGGTTCTAAGGGGAGTTATGTGCCATACTGTTTCTTAACCGTCCGCGGTAACAGACAGTTCAGGCTAACAGCCCAGTTAACCTGCTGCCGTCTGTAGCCTCATATTTACCATACAGACAAGAGCGGTATTGAGCTCATCATGTCCTGTAGCTCCCGGCAGGAAAGCGTCAtctaaatgtgaaattattcaAACGTGTTAAGTAAACATCCAGGATTTATTTGGCCTTTCGTTTTTTGTATTTAGCTGTGAAATAGCACAAACTATCTTAATgtaatgggagaaaaaaaagaggaaaaacagtggCACTTGATGCATGTCGGGGAGGCCAAGTGTTTATCCCAATGTCTCAAGAGTggtattgatgatgatgattttttttaatgttaaaaatgcTCATGCAAcacctttttaataaaaagcttatttgttttttcccctccagcatGAATTTATCCTTCGGTAGATGCATTGATTTGGCAGCTTAAAACCTTGACACGATGAAACTAGATGTTTTGTATGTGGCttgtgatttaatttgtttttccatcattaCACATGTTGCCGTTTATGATATTAAGAACATATTTTGAAACCAGATCCTTATACTCTTACTCTTGAGTCTGTCAAGCTTTTGGCCTGAAGTGCTCTTGTATAATATCATGATTAatttcttttaccttttttttcttccccttgctGTTTTAATTCGTTACTGTATTGTCCATTAGAAATGGTCTTTTCTGTGGGTATTGCATTCatgcattaaaaacaaacagtatacTGTATGAACGTTTCCTTCGTGCTCTCATATCACACTTGATACACCGCTATTCATACGAGGACATTTATTTTAGGTCTACTTGGAGAGACGAACAAACGTGAGACAAATGATGCTCAGCAATTTAACGTTTATTTAGCTTGCGAATTgggaaattattttcttttccaggcGGCGCAACTTGTTTGTAAGACATTGATGTAGAAccaaacactgtgtttgtgcttttagtGTCGTTCTGATTCTGGCAGCATTTGTTTGAAGATGTCGCCAAAACAGGCACCAAACAGACCGCAGCCGTCTGCACCTAAATATTGATAAAACACGCCCAGTGGTGGAGAGTAAGTACAGATTTTAGGTACATGTAATTTACTTGACTATTAATACAGCTCTACGCTTTTTATTAGAGGTCTGAGGCAAATATTGTACGTTATGACTTGTGGTAGAAAACCTTGTGAGCTAGAGTGAAGGAGGTTTCAAAAGACATGATTGTTTAAGCAGAAGccttttattttcagatttatgGAAAAATGGCAGCTACATGTTAATTAAACCTAGTTTACACGTGGTGGTCCTGTATCTTTATTATATTGGACAATCATATCTGAAcgtttgttcatgtttctggcTTTAACAAGCAAAAAGTAACAACATGgatcaaagtaaaaataaaaaacctaaCAAACGACATCTAGCGGACGAAACTGGAACTACATCTACTTTTGCCTTCGCTCGCTCCTGTAATCTGGTAATCTCTATCACACGCTGAGATTGAACATTTACGTGTGGCCACATTCAATTTAACTGGCAACAATTTGCATCCTTATctcattgtatttttaattagaATATAGAGATGTTGCATTGGCCCTTAAAGTGTTGATTCTGACTGGATtattcaggtaaaaaaaataggtaAAAATGTTTATCCGGTGTAATGAACATCATTTCTAAGTAACCAGACTGTTTCTGCACTGGTGGAAAATAGgtaaaatagagaaagaaacGACCGGAATTCAGACACCGTATATTAAACTAACAATAATTGATGCTTGAGCTCCCCTAAAAAAGGCATATAGTATGTACCCACACGTTGGgttataataatgaaaattacGACAGCGCCTGAAGGCAGCGTCCCTGCGGGTCGAGGGCTCCTCACCAGTTGCGCTTCATTCCGCCGCAGACTGAACTGGCGCACAGTTGCGTTGCGAACAATTTCAAAATCCCTTAACACGATGGAAATCGACACGAGGAGACACTTCACGTTGGGCTGCATGAAAAGTTGAAGTTCCGTGGTCGGCTGGtcgggcttctttttttttttttttttttacaagcgtGTGTACCACGTTTTTTTAACTGCGGAgtgagaggatgaggatgatgatgatgagcgcGAAGAAGCCAGTTCATCTCATCACGGGACTGATCATCGTGTTCCAGTTTCAATTGAGCTTCATTAAGGTCAAATCTGCCAGAGGTGCGTcaacagagagtgtgtgtgtgttagaaaaatatttgtttttatttcttctcgcTAAATTATTTAATACAACGTGTATTGGTTGAAATCAATTCAACCTCTGGAGCAACCGATTTATCgttattatatttttgatacAGGAATAAAAGTAAGTATTAATAATTTTCATGACATTCCATGGTTCCTTATTTTATCACGTTATGTTCTCGTGCAATAGAAATAATCTTGATTCCCCCCCATTCCGCTGAgaacaatatatttttggatTGAAGAtgccaaatgtaaaaaaaaaaaagtgaagacacCGTCTTCATTAATGAATCACCGAAACATAACCATCTGTGGCTCAGTGACACAGCATTTAGACCACGGTGAGATATGAAGATAAAATTAGTAAACAATGACTAATGCTCACATAAGATACCAGGGGACATAAATAAATCTATAACCTGCTGCAATGTTAATttcagttaatcgattaatccattactaatcgactactaaattaattgcaaacaattttgacaatcgattaatcggttcaagtagtttttattgggaaacaagtcataattctctgatttcagcgccttgaatgtgaatattttctggtttctttgctcctctgtgacagtaaactaaatatctttggcgtgtgaacaaaacaaaacatcatcttggtggtttcgacatttttcaccattttattggaccaaacatctaatcgattaatcgagaaaataatcaacagattaaacgATAATGGaattaatcgttagttgcagccctaatgcatttcattttgaggTGGCTGATGGACTGTGGTGACAGGTGTTATCATGTTCAGGCGTAAAGAGGCAAAGTGTGCAggttatttattgtttttctattttttccgtTGAAAATGTGGGGGTTGTAAGGCAACAACAGGAGACAATTGATGATCTACAAACTGGGCGTTTTAACTGCACAGTAGCATCCCCCCACAGTTACAGATGCAACAACTATCCAAAGCTCCACATCTGCACTAATGAGAGATTGTGTGGCGTCAGCCCGTGCCACACCAACACacaggcggaggagggggcTTGCGAGGACTCTGGAGCGGTGAGAGATGAAATACAGACACGACAGCCACCGCTGCCCCAAACCTTCGCATGCCTGGTGCCAGAGCTGCAGGTGTGAAGAATGTCAAGCATGCTTTCCCGCTCTGCTGTGAGGAGAAGGCTCCAGGATGCACCGTCGTcaccgtggggggggggggggcggagtgaCGCCGATGGTCGCACGTTTTCCACATGGCACACGCTCAGGAGTTGTTTACGTCCCCGACGTTGCCCGTGAGAAATAAGACGCAGGAATCGTTTTTAGTGACGTTTGAGATGTTCGAGGAAGTATTCCGCCTCTaacgtgcgtgtatgtgtgtgtgtgtgtgtgtgtgtgtgtggaggttctcattcatccaggtcacaCGGGTATGCAAGGGTCTCGGTTGTACAGTAGATCCTCTCATCCAAAAGGCTGAGCTGAGAAGCCAGGCCCAGTTGCCCCTGGTTCAAGGCCGTTGGATTCCCTAAAAGAGTTGTAAACTAAGACAATAAAACGATCACAGCAGCAATTGATCTCCCCCGTCTTTGATCCCCTCAGGGGTTTACCGCGCGGACACGCAGGGGCTGCCGTCTCTGGAGGGAAAGCTGCATGTGAACTCTGGGAGTCACAGGCCCAGGGAGAGGAAGTGGGCGTCCAGGCCGAGGTCTGGTGCCCCTGGCTGGGCGGCAGACAAGAGGGGCCACTACAGAGACCAGCACCAACCGGAGGAGACGGACGTGGACCTGATGACGGAGCAGGGACACGACAATTCCACACAGATTGAGGTAGGTTTCTCACGCAGCcaagaaacataaaaaatagaTTTGGAGCTATAGGTGAAAATATtgcaatgtaaaatataatacatttttggaatcTGCTGTGAATCAGCTTTACACATGGAGACTAACGGGAATACGTGGTTTATGCTCGACGGATTTGAATACCCACATTTCTCAACAGGACACTGATCACGCCTACTACACGTCTAAAATCTACGGCCCTGGTGACGCAGCCGGTAAAGAGCTGTGGGTGAACCTCGatgagacggaggaggagggggagtggaaGGTCCATGGCTTCCTGTCCAGTGCCCACAGACAGGCCGaggtaaaaaactaaaagtcgGTGTTTTTATGCAGATTAAAGAGGATCTGCAGGCGACATTTAAAGGGCAACTCATGCTGAACTTAAACTAACGTGCTTGAGTAAGGAGAGTTGTCCCTCAGTGCCACACAGTCACTTTCAGTATGGAGCGTACTCTGAATTAAGAACAGGACGTTTTCTAATTCTCTTAAATGCAGTACAGCTTTATTCTGCGTGTTTACATCACTGGTGTACGTCCAGAGTTTCCCCGGCTTTACTCCGGCAGCCTGCCCAGGTAGATAATTCACTTCAATTAGAAAATAAGATAAATCTTACATTTGATCTCCTCATCTAGCTCGTTTCAAACTCATTCATGGCCACGCAACCTGTCTGAGTTGCAGTAGCTGAGCGAGGCTTCTCTTATAGCGAGCCTCTACCTGCATCTGAGGCGTTTAGGGAACAGTGGTTAATTGTCTGGTAAATGTTGTTACACGTGAGGCATTGACGGGggcatttgtaaaaatgtaaatctcttCTAAACTGCACAAAGTCTCTGTCATCAGCAGTTGATATTTCAAGCTGCGTCTGTTTGCTTCCAGAGAGTCAATCTTTCCTTCGACTTTCCCTTCTACGGACATATACTCAAAGAAATCACCGTGACAACGGGAGGTGAGTCCCGTGATGTCTTTTTTCATAACTTTTAGTTTGTATTCACAAACGTTTGAGATGTTAATTTGaactacaaatatatatttttgtatatacGTTTTTATAGTGAAATTGTATAAATTCATGAGTAAATTAAGAATTGTATTATATCCCTTTCTGAGTGCAGCTGCACATTGAGGTTACTGTAGGCGGAATGTAAAGTAGAATAGCTTTGCTTTAAGAGAATATAATGTGCATTTCTTTAGATGTTCTCGTTGTGTGATCAGTGTGGATCTGCTTTATACAACCTCTCCTCATCTCCGGCATGAACGAAATACTGAAGTTGTGGATCTGttttcaaacagcagcagaaatgaACCTGCACAAAGACcacagagcaaaaataaaagggacatttttttgaGTGAAGcagtttgtgaaaatgaaaaacgtgAATGTCTCCCATTCCCTGTACATGACTGATGGCAACCTCTGCATGTTTTCCTCTTCCAGGTTTCATTTACACAGGAGGTATAATCCACCGGATGCTCACGGCCACTCAGTACATCGCCCCACTCATGGCCAATTTCGACCCGAGTCTTTCCAAAAACTCCTCTGTGTTTTACTTTGACAATGGTAAGAGGAGAGAGTTACTGTAGTTTTTCATGCGCTGTGTATTACTGACTTGACACTTGGTCGTTCGTGTCTACTCTGTAGGAACTGCACTGGTGGTTCAGTGGAACCGGATTCACCTCCTGGACGTCAGCGTGGGAACTTTCACCTTCCAGGCGGTTCTGCACAGCGACGGGCGGATCGTGTTCGCATACAAAGAGgtgacttcttcttctctccttcgtggttcttcttttaatgaaaaaaaagaagtaattttcataagttttccttttctttcatagATTCCGACAGACATCAGCGACATCAGCGCCGAGAATCATCCCGTCAAAGTGGGTTTATCGGATGCGTTTGTTGTGCTTCATGACATCGAGCAGATTCCCAGTAAGTGGCAGATTTGTTCATAAAGTTATTTGCTAGCGGCCAACgtattcaaatatttaacacCATATGCCTTCTGATCTGTTCCAGATGTTCGGAGGAGAACCATCTACGAGTATCACAAAGTCGATATACTGAAATCCAAAATCTCCAACTCTACATCTGTGGAGATGGTACCGCTCCCCAGTAAGTTCATCCATTTGATTTGAAGTATACAAAGAGAGATGTTACTAATGTGGTAAGATATCATTTGAACTCTTTTTCTACTGATAAAAAGTTCCATTTActtcattcattgttttgtctgattTGAAAATCTACATTTTTACTTTGGACAACCAGTCAAAAATTGTAAAACTTTAAAGTACGCCGGAATCCGAATGGCAGCTGTTATCTCTACGCTGTGACCCATTCAGGATTCATTTTCAGTGCGTGTTGTTTTCCTCGCTCTCAGCGTGTCTCCAGTTCTCCAGCTGTGGTCCATGTGTCACTTCTCAGATTGGCTTTAACTGCAGCTGGTGCAGTCGGCTACAAAGGTAAACTGGAAGAGCACACAGAGCGCATACCAGTGAGGGGGCTGCACATTCCTCAAAGTGTCACTTTGTAAAAGCGTTAAACGTTTAGAATTTTAAATCTGCATCCATGGAAATAGAAACATCAATGGACAATCGTGGCTGACTGCAGCTGTGACACGAAAAAAACCTTGCACCAGAATGAAATGTACATTGACCATGTTGCTGTCGTGTCTATTTGCGATGACATTTTTTCAGGATTGCGTGGTTGTGATATTCTCAAATCATCAACATTTGCTATTTAGCCGTGTAGTTGAAAAGTATTCCATAAAAAAACCTGACATGTTATGAATATGAGACTAAAAACATACACTTCAGATATACAAAAGTAGTATGGCATCAGCTGCAGTATCATGTAACATTTTAACACGTGGTGTAAAAACAGGTTTGTGTATTTAGACtaataatattttacatatttaacatGCTACCGCATTCTATTCGAGCATAAATATTAATTACAGGATAGGTGACATGTCTACACATTTTATTCAGAcaatcagaatttttttatcaataaaaagtcaaaagtagCATGCACAACTTTAATAATTTGTGAAAAAGCTTTTGAGGCTTGATTCAAACTTGACCCACAGATGCTTCCCTTCTTTGATCAAGCACTTTGTCAATACAGtgtcttttattgtttataaataaaacagaaaccTGTGATTCAAACTCTCTCTACATGAATATTCCTTCCTTTCTCAGATGCTCCAGCGGCTTCGATCGGAACCGGCAGGACTGGGTCGACCTCGGCTGCCCAGAGGAGGTTCTcgttcttctttcctttcaggAGACCTCTTACAGTTTAATTGAGATTGAACTTTTCAACATATCACATTTCTGTCTTCCTGCACAAAAAGATTGATCCGGATGTTTTCTCTTCCCAGAGACGGGATCCACGGTGTCTCCGCATAACGGACGTCGCAAGCGCCACATCTGGCCACCTGACGCATACGACCACTCCTGCTACAGCGACCGCAGCGCAGCAGAGGACGTCCGGCGCGACCTCCGACCCCCCTGGCAGGACGTCCGGCGCCACCGACCCCTCAACACACAGCAGCGCTAGCAGAAGAATAACATCCACTCCGCTGACTCCCACCAGCGAACCTGCAGAGGGTAACGGACGAATGCTTTTCAAGTCAACTGCAGTGAACTTTTTGGTGCTTTTATGTGAAAGAATACAAAGTCGTATCTGACGTAAGAAGGATCGCAGCTCGGGGCAGGACAGGCTGCCATTTCCATCTCGTGAATTAATGTTTGTTGCCGTTGCACATTGTCCACGGCCCCCGTGTGTTGGTTAAGGTCTGACAGTGTGAGGGTCAAGTGGTCAGGTATTTCCCAGGCCTCTGTGAGACCATAGCTGAGCGTATACAGCGCCATGTTAAATACTGCATAGTGTCCTCAGCTGCTGAGGGATGACTCAGTATATGTGTATCGCTCTGTGGTCACTCTGTGTGgttgttttcccccccgtctgtttgttttgtttttcagcaggattacgcaaaataCACTGAATGCATTTCCATGTAACGTAATGAAAGGATGGGAAATGGGCCAAGAGAGAATCCATTAATGTTTGGTGCCAATCCTGGAATTTTTTAATCTCCTTCTTTAACATTActtattcattttcacagatttatatAAAAATTTGGATCATGCAGATTGAAATATTCTGCAATGGAAATTATGATTTATTGATCTGCATTGTTTAATTGGCTATAAACCTTGATTGAATTCAACAGGGAcagttgggccttggtggacgTTCCTCTTTAGGgctatttttcatttattcaaacaaaagtACTACGGGTTATTTAACTTAGaaggaaaagtacaaataaaatgtaaatcatattCAAATAGGAACTTCAAAAATTAATCGAGGGcatatttaacaaaacaaaaataaccacTATCTCACAATATAaacagaagtggaaaaaaattcCCAGGTCAGGTTTTTTCCTTGGCTCATATCCCACCCTTCCagagtttcgtggaaatcttctcttttagtttttgcataatcctgctgacaaacacacaaatggacaggggtgaaaacataaccttctcGTGGAGGGAGTAAGTATTCAAAGTTACCGTGACATAAACAAAGAATCCCAACAAGTGACTTTcactcactcttctctcttGAATTTGTAAGACTTTGAATTTTTTCCATTCTActgagatgtttttgtttcccaaCCTGGACAAACCGTCACATTGAATGTCATGAcgcctttttgttttgtttctccagaTGACACAAAAACCTCCTTACACATGAATGAAGCACGTGAGTCATTCGACCCCCTGCACGCCTGCATAGGCGAGCAACCTGCAgcatttctatttttctgaGATCTCTGGACCTCTGTATTGATCGGtaaaaatatttactgtcacCCTCACCTCTGTGCAGCAGGAGTTGAGGAGGAGACCGGAGAGAGCGACGAGCAGCTGCAGATCGGCCTCCTGACGGGCATCGTCATGATGATGGTCGTCATGGCAGCAgccgtcctcctctccctttacATATACAACCACCCCACTTCCAATGCCAGTCTCTTCTTCATGGAGGTCAGTGACACACGGCTGATTTCGACCTCTGCAAACCATTTACAACTACCGTTGTCCCACATTCCATCATCTACAATTTTCCTATTATCTATTCTTGTCCATCTTCAGTTAAAATTGACAGAGATTGAAGTATTTAGGGCAAGTAATTAATCCTGGTAACCATTTTGTGCTGATagataaaatgttttgacagcTACAGGGAGATTACCTTGACATCCAGTAACTTCCCTTTAACATTTGCTGCAGTTATTCATCATTCAAAGAGGAAAAGTCTTAAGGATTTCAATGATTGACCTATTTTAGCAGCACAAAGATCAGAtcctttgtttttgcatgttccCAGTAATTGTAGCTCAttgtatttaaaacacattccTGTGACTAGTTTagacttatttaaaaaaaaaaaattgatactACACACTTTATGAGGGACCGATACAGCATTTTACAATAGAAAACAACTGCTCGGCCAAAAATTCTACCTTTACGAAGTGTTCAGTTGTTCGTGAGACTGTTGGAAATGTGTAAATTCAATTGTTCAATTGTTTACTACCGAGGCAGAATATTAGAAGGAAATCTGAATATAATACCCCACGAACTATGACCTCATTGCTAAAACATACTTGAATTACTACCTTTTATAGAAGTACAGTTGATGGCAGAATAGTTGTTGCACAGATGTACCTATTAAAGTGGTCACCGTTACGAGCAGTAATGACGGAAGATCATTTCAACTCAAATCAATTTTTTCTCATGCACATTTCTCACGCACATGCACAGCGGCGGCTGACCCGCTGGCCGATCATGAAGTTCAGGCGAGGGTCGGGTCGGCCTTCGTACGCAGAGGTGGAGGCTCCCGGTCAGGACAAAGACGGCTCGGTCGTCATCGACCCCAAACAGTCGTTTGTGATGTCGGACAGGAGAGAAAGCGAACAGAAAGAAGGATTCATAGTTCCCGATCAGAGGGAGCGCTTCCTCGTCATGGAGAGCTCCTGACCCAAAACCACATATCCCAGAAGGCTTTGGGGGACAGAGCTGGTTCTCTTCATGTGAGTTGGCGCTCCTTGAATGCTGACACATCTGCTCAATTTCCCTTTTAAGGACAGCATTTGAGCGAGCAGGGAGGAAATTCCAACTCCAGATTTACTTTATGCAACAGTCTAGCTTCATGTTTGTATTTGCCTTTTGAGCCATCAAACTGTTTTATTACACAAATGAAAGGTACTTGGATAAAAACTTGTTTTTACTTTACTCAGGTCACTCGCTCACGTTTACTGCAATGCTTGTTTTGAGTTCATGTCTCGTTCCCACACCTACTTCACAAGGAGGAATGTCGTATTTGGGTGTCAATTCCTCACTACACCCACCACCTTCACTTGAGGggcacaacttttttttattttcctgtacttaaaaataaaggcagaaaacaacatttactgaTTGCTTTGCTGTACAAATATGTACACTACATCTacaaccatgaaaaaaaacatttgtattatCCATTGTATTATTTGTAGACATGATACAGTCTTCTTAACATGCTATGATTGTTCACATGTATGTGTTCACTTTATATTTATGATCTACAGTGAAAACTGTAGGTTTCATCCGGTGGCTGTActtctgatactgtgtcttttCTGTCACTACACATTATTTGTACAGCTTTTAGTAAATAAGTCTATAAAATCgattaaatcttctttttttttgtttacacatACTGTGTGAAAGAATAATTTCACCAGACTTGTCTAGTGATTTGGAAATCTAAAAAGTCTTACAACTCAAATGTAAGTGATTTTCTTGTTGTGGGTTCA encodes:
- the LOC118311652 gene encoding peptidyl-prolyl cis-trans isomerase FKBP1A, with protein sequence MGVHVETLKPGDGRSFPQKGCDVQVHYVGRLTNGEKFDSSRDRGKPFNFKIGQNQVIRGWDEGVAQMSVGQVARLTCTPDYAYGASGYPPVIPPNATLVFEVELLRCN
- the LOC118311228 gene encoding plexin domain-containing protein 2, which codes for MRMMMMSAKKPVHLITGLIIVFQFQLSFIKVKSARGVYRADTQGLPSLEGKLHVNSGSHRPRERKWASRPRSGAPGWAADKRGHYRDQHQPEETDVDLMTEQGHDNSTQIEDTDHAYYTSKIYGPGDAAGKELWVNLDETEEEGEWKVHGFLSSAHRQAERVNLSFDFPFYGHILKEITVTTGGFIYTGGIIHRMLTATQYIAPLMANFDPSLSKNSSVFYFDNGTALVVQWNRIHLLDVSVGTFTFQAVLHSDGRIVFAYKEIPTDISDISAENHPVKVGLSDAFVVLHDIEQIPNVRRRTIYEYHKVDILKSKISNSTSVEMVPLPTCLQFSSCGPCVTSQIGFNCSWCSRLQRCSSGFDRNRQDWVDLGCPEERRDPRCLRITDVASATSGHLTHTTTPATATAAQQRTSGATSDPPGRTSGATDPSTHSSASRRITSTPLTPTSEPAEDDTKTSLHMNEAPGVEEETGESDEQLQIGLLTGIVMMMVVMAAAVLLSLYIYNHPTSNASLFFMERRLTRWPIMKFRRGSGRPSYAEVEAPGQDKDGSVVIDPKQSFVMSDRRESEQKEGFIVPDQRERFLVMESS